The nucleotide window CGGGCGAGCTCGAGGGCCGCCTTCTTCGCGTCGTCGCCCTGGAGCGCGGAGCCGGTGTTGGGGTCCGGCATCGAGCCGATCGTGGTGAAGTCGAAGGTGACCGACAGGTTCGGGAGCAGCTTTTCGGCCAGCGCCTGGGCGAGGTAGGTGTCGGTCAGCCCTTCGCGGTGGTCGCGGGAGCGGGTGACCACCTGGCTGACGGCCTGTGCCTCGTTGCTCGCGTCGGCCGGCACCGGGCCGTTGAGCGGGTCCTTCGCCAGCTGGGCGTCGATCTGCCCGTAGTTGGGCGTGATGCCCTGCTTTTCGGCGGCCTGGAGGAGCAGCTCGTGCGCGACGAGCTGGGTGACCGCGGTCCGCCCGAGCAGTTCGAGCTTGTGCTCGGCGGCGAGCTTCTGCGCGTACGGCTGCTCGCGGACGGCCTTGTCGATCAGCGCCTGCACCTGGTCGATGGAGACGGTGCGGTCACCGACGACGGCGGCGGCACCGACCTGGCTGGGGCCCGACCCGCACCCGGCGAGCAGAAGTGCACCGGCAACAACGGCGACCAGCGCGCGAGGGCGCCCGATGATCCGCATCACAACGCATACCCTCTCACACCATCGCCTCCGAAACGCAACACCCATGAGGTCACACCGGAGCTAATGTCGACATATGGACCACTGGCTGACGATCGAAGTCTTCGACGGCGAGCATTCGGCCTCGTTGTGGCGCCTGTCCCGCGGCGACGCACTGGCCGAAGCGGCCCTGACGCACGGCGCTGAGCAGTGGGTTTGGCACGAGCACCGCTGGGGCGTGGTACTGGAGATCGAATTTTCGACGGAGCACCAGAGAGACGCGTTCCGAACCCTGCCGGCAGTGACGGCGGCACTGGACGCGGTCCCGGACCCAGCGCGAGGCTTGCTGGTGTACCCGGGCAGGGGCGGCGGCGCGGGGTCGAGAATGCCCCGCCACCCCCGCCCGCGACCGATGGCGGGAGCCGGCGCAGTGCCGCTACCGACGGAGTCGGTCCGGATGGGGCTGGCGGAGCCGCGGCCACCAATGTTCAGCGACGTGAGTTAGGGAAGCCCCACGATCAAAGGAGCAGGGTGGTCATCCCGTCGCCTGAGGCCGTGAAATCACTTTGAGCCGGGCCCGCAACCACCAGTTTGACGTGAGATGACAGCGCAAGCTTGCGGGCCCGGCTCAAAGTGACAGGCCTCGTCCAGGCGACGGGATGACCACCCAGCGGCCTACCTCTCCAGCGTGAGGGGACAGCGGTTCTTGGGTCATCCCGGAGCCTGCCGTCCGGCGAGGACATTCTTTTGTCTTTTGCCGGGACGTCTGCCGCGGGGGACGTCTGGTGACGTCGTTGGCCGGCTTGCGTTGCCGGCCGGCGGTTTCGTTCGCTTCGGTGGCCGGTTTTGCTGCGCCTACACCGCCGCCGGTTTCTTCGTCAGCTGGACCAGGAGCTTCGTGCACCAGTCCAACAATTCCTCGTCCCTGAGCGTCGGTGCTCCGATTCGCCCTCCTGCCGGGCCCTCCGTCGGCTTCGGGACCGATACCGTGTTCGTCACCGCCTTGTACACCGCCTTCGGGTACAGCCTCTTCAAGCGCACCATCTGTGAATCCAGCAGTGGCAGCGGGGCGAAGCGGATCGTGTTGCCTTGGACCGCCACCTCTGTCACGCCCGCTTCACGACACGTGTGCCGGAACTTTGCCACCGACAGCAGCCTGTTCACCGGTGCCGGTGGTTGGCCGTAGCGGTCGATCAGCTCTTCGCGGACCGCGTCCAGGCCCTCCGTGTCCGGGGCCGCCGCGATCTTGCGGTATGCCTCCAGGCGCAGCCTCTCCCCGGGCACGTAGTCGTGCGGGATGTGGGCGTCGATCGGGAGGTCCACGCGGACTTCTGCCAGCTCCTCTTCCTCTGTCGGCTCCGCGCCCGCGTGGCGCCGGAACGCGTCGACCGCTTCGCCCACCAGGCGCACGTACAAATCGAACCCGACGCCCGCGATGTGGCCCGACTGCTCGGCCCCCAGGATGTTGCCCGCGCCGCGGATCTCGAGGTCCTTCATCGCGACCGCCATGCCCGCGCCCAGCTCGGTGTTCTGGGCGATCGTTGCCAGCCTGTCGTGCGCCGTCTCCGTCAGGGGGGCCTCCGGCGGGTACAGGAAGTACGCGTACCCGCGCTCGCGCCC belongs to Amycolatopsis tolypomycina and includes:
- a CDS encoding SurA N-terminal domain-containing protein, with amino-acid sequence MRIIGRPRALVAVVAGALLLAGCGSGPSQVGAAAVVGDRTVSIDQVQALIDKAVREQPYAQKLAAEHKLELLGRTAVTQLVAHELLLQAAEKQGITPNYGQIDAQLAKDPLNGPVPADASNEAQAVSQVVTRSRDHREGLTDTYLAQALAEKLLPNLSVTFDFTTIGSMPDPNTGSALQGDDAKKAALELARQFAADPAAAAKRIGSDVQYEAQLRQQAKQAGRNVDSIPPLSGLGDTVPATQAGALASTPVFGSPAGTVVAVPYPSQDLAGTWFVGVVRQRTDDRAIATERTPELDAATKAAIGMRQLQPLFDELGVRVNKRYGVWDVVGMSVVPNLDSTQGVVLSPGGSGRTQQ